The stretch of DNA TCCAGGGCGCCGTCTCCAAGAACGTCCGCCCTTCCTGCAGCATCGAGCCCCAGGAGGGCGTCGGCGGCTGCGGCCCGAGGCCCAGGAAGCTGAGGTACGCCTCCAGCAGGATCGCGTGCGAGAAGGTGATCGTCGCCTGGACCGTCAGCGGCGACAGCACGTTCGGGAAGACGTGGAAGAGCAGCACGTGCCAGGAGGGCGCGCCGAGCACCCGCGCGGCCTCGACGTACTCCTTGCCCCGCTCCACCAGCGTCGGGCCGCGAATCACCCGCCCGAAGAGCGGCGCGTACACCACCGAGATCGCGATAACCGCGTTGGTCAGGCCCGGGCCGAGCATCGCGGCGATGCCGATGGCCAGCAGCAAGGCCGGAAAACTGAACAGCACGTCGAAGATGCGGCCGATGATCGTGTCGGTCCAGCCGCCGTAGAAACCGCTGACCAGACCGAGCGTTACACCTAACAGCGCCGAAATCGTGACGCTGCACACCGCGACCAGCAGCGTCGTCTGGCTACCCCAGATGACCCGGCTGAAGACGTCACGGCCGAAGCGGTCCGTGCCGAAGAGGTAGAGACCGGATGGAGGCTGCGTGGCTGCTCGGACGTTGTTGGCGATGGGGCTGTACGGCGCGATCAGGCCAGCCAGCGCTGCCGTCACGATTAGGCCGACGACCATGATCGCGCCAGCCAGCACCAGCCGATTGCGCGTCATGATGCGAATCGTCCGCTGGAGCCGGGTGCGCTGCATGCGGCCGACCGGCCCGGCCACTGCTGCCGCGGAGGCCGTCGTCACCATGCTGCCACCTCGGGGGGGTGAACGCTGGTGGGGTGAAACGTGTGATCGGCGGCCATCAGTCGTACCGAATGCGCGGGTCGAGATAGGCGTAGCACAGATCCACCAGCAGGTTGCTCAGCATGAACAGCGCGGCGATGAACAGGATCGCGCCCTGGATCAGCGGGTAGTCCCGCTGGTAGACCGCGTTCAGCATCAGCCGGCCGACGCCCGGCAGGGTGAAGACCTCTTCCGTGACCACCGCGCCGCCGAGCAGGTAGCCGACCTGCACGCCGATCACGGTGATGATCGGGATCAGCGAGTTCTTGAAGGCGTGGCGGCTCACCACGATCCGCTCGGCCAGCCCCTTGGCGCGGGCCGTCCGTACGTAGTCCTGCCGCATGATCTCCAGCAGCGAGGAGCGGGTCATCCGCATCACCTGGGCCGCCACGACCGTGCCCAGCACGATGCACGGCAGGATCATCTGCTTGAGATTGGCGACCGGGTCTTTGAGCGGCGAGGCGTACTCGACGGGCGGCACCCAGTTGAACCACATCGAGAACGCCAGGATCAGCATCGCCGCCTGCCAGAAGATCGGGATCGAGAGGCTGAACAGGCTGGCGATCCGCGCGACATGGTCGAGCGGGGTGTTCTCCTTGACCGCCGACAGCACGCCCAGCGGGATGCCGACGATCAGCGCGATCAGCAGCGCCCCGAGCGTCAGTTGCAGCGTCACGCTGAGACCGTTCCCGAGCAGCTGCGAGACCGGCAGGCCCAGCCGCCAGCTCTTGCCGAGGTCGCCCTGCACGATGCCGCCAGCCCAGTGGGCATATTGGATGTGCAGCGGCTGATCCAGCCCGAAGAAGGCGCGCATCTGCGCCTTCGTCTCCTCGGTGGCGCGGGCCTCCGCCCCGAGCATCTGCTCCACGATGCTGCCAGGGATCATCCGCACCATCAAAAAGACCAGAATCGTCACGCCAACCAGGGTCGGAACGAGGGACAAGGACCGTTTCAGGAGATATGTTCTCACGGCCGGCATGGTACTACACGTCCAGCCGGCCAGGGCCAGGGACGCCAGCAACAACCATCAGAAGACCGGGTCTGGACATGAATGACGTTGACACGGCCCACCGGCTACCGTATGGTGATGGGCTATCTGGTTCCAGCAGCGTTCTGCCTCCTGGGAAGGGGCGCAGATCGTGGGAAGCAGACAGACCAGGGGCGCCAGGACACACGGCGGGCACCGTGACGGCGCAGGGCAGGCGAATCACGGAGAGGTCGGGATTGAAGCAGGCGAGACGAGTGGGTGCACGGGGTGCGGCGCGGCGCGCGCCGCTGGTCTGGCGGCTCGCGGTGGCGTTGCTGCTGGTGCTCGGGACGGTCAGCAGCCCGCTTGGGCGGGCCGAGACGACGTTCGCGGCGGGGCCGATGCCGGACCTGCGCTCGATCGTGCTGCAGGGCAGCGAGCTGCCCGGCTACGCGTCAGACGCCGGCCGCACGGCGCTGCAGGAGCGCCCCGACGGCACCGCCACGTACGACGCGGTCTTCCTGCGCCAGAGCGCTGCCACCGGCTCCGGGCCGGCCGAGATCCGGATGGCTGCCGCCCGCACCGCCTCCGGCAAGGCCAGCGCCCAGGCGCTCGTGGCGACCCGCGACGCCCTCCAGGCGGCCGGCTGGACCCTCCGCGACGTGCCGCTGCTCGGCGACGAGGCCATCGGCTTCGAGGCGAGCGGCACAGCGGCCGGCGGCCCGTCGAACGCGGGCTACGGCTACGTCTTCCGCTTCGGCCGCCACCTGATCGGCGCGGTCCTCTCCGGTCCGTCCGCCGCAACGTCCTTCGATCAGGCGCTCGGGTACGCCGTCCAGATGTCGGCGCGGCTCGACGCGATGCTGGCACTCGCGCCCGTCCCGGACCCCGATCCGGCCCCGGCCGGCACCGTGGTGGCGGCGGCCCCGCCGCCCGCCGCGAGCCAGCAGCCGTCAGTGGCCGCGAGCGCCGCCTCGGCCGCCAGCGCGCCGGCCTCTGGCGGGACCACGGCCAACGCGCGCTCCGGCGGGGCCGCCGAGGGTTCGACCGCCGCTGCCGTGCCGCCCTCGACCCGCCCGGCCGTCACGGCGGCGATGGTCTCCACGGACGTGCGGCTGGAGAACGCCCCGGAGCTGCAGAACGGCTTCAAGATCGGCGGCTTCTCGGGGCTGGTCGCGCCCGACCCGAGCGGGACCGTCTTCTTCACCACCACCGACCGTGGCCCGAACGGCGAGATCAAGGTGGACGGGAAGAAGGAGATCGCCTTCCCGCTGCCTCACTACACGCCGCGCATCCTGAAGCTCAAGCTGGAGAGCGGCAAGCTCCAGGTCGCGGACCAGATCACCCTCAAGACGCCGAACGGCTACACCGATCCGGTGACGAAGACCCAGGATATCACCGGCTTGCCGGCCTTCGACGGCGCGGGTGAGGAAGCGTACTCGCCGGACGGCAAAGAGGCGTACGGCACCGACCCGTACGGCGTGGACACCGAGGGCATCGCCTACGATTCGCGTGACGGCAGCTTCTGGCTGGGCGACGAGTACGGCCCGAGCATCGTGCACGTGGCGGCGGACGGCACCCTGCTGATGCGGATCACGCCGAAGGGGCTGGGGCTGTCGATGCCCGGCGTGGCCGTGCGCGAGCTGCTGCCGGAGACCTTCCGCAAGCGCAAGCCGAATCGTGGCTTCGAGGGCATCTCGATCTCGCCAGACGGCACGCGCCTCTTCGTGATGCTCCAGAGCCCGCTGCTCTACCCTGACGCGAAGGCCGGCGAAGCATCCCGCCACATCCGGGTGGCCGTCTTCGATACGTCCGACGGGGACAACCCGAAGCTGGCCGGCATCTACATCTACCAGTCGCAGTCGGCATCAGAAGTTGGCGCAAAAGACCAGGACGAGATCAAGATCGGTGATATCGCAGCCGTGAGCCGGACCCGCTTCCTGGTCGGCGAGCGCGACAGCGCCGAGGGCGGCAGCCACAAGAAGGTCTACCTCGTCGATATCGAGGGCGCGACGGACATTACCGACAAGGACAAGATCGACGGCAAGACCGTCGAGCAGGCCAGCGAGTCCGATCTCAAGAAGGCCGGCGTCGCCTACTTGAAGAAGTCGATGGTGGTGGATCTGGCCAGGCTCGGGTTCAGCCCCGACAAGTTCGAGGGGCTGGCGTTCATCGATCCGACCACCCTCGCCGTCGTCAACGACAACGACTTCGGCGTCTCGGCCATCGACTCGCGGGGCAAGGTGGTCCGCGAAGGGCAGGCGCCCAGGCTGGTGATCGTCCGCGTGCCAGAACCGATCCAGTAGCCCGATACTAGCGCAGGCTCCGGCTGGAGTCTGCGCGGATCGGCTCACTGGAGGTGCGCGTGGCCCGCGTCCTGATCATTGAGGACGAGCCCGAGATTCTCGATCTCCTCGGCGACCTGCTCACGCTCGAAGGGTACGACGTTCATCAGCTGCGGCGGATACCGCTGGGGCTCGATCAGGTGCGGGTGCTCGCGCCAAACGCCATCGTCCTCGACCTCAGGCTGCCGGGGCTTGGCGGCATGGAGCTGGTGCGGCTGCTGGCAGCGGACCGGCAGTTGCGCCGCACGCCGGTCGTCATCTGCTCGGGGGCGGACGACCTCACCAGCATCTACCGGCAGGAGCTGACCAGCCTCGGCTGCGAGATCGTGCCGAAGCCGTTCGAGCTGGAAGACCTGATCGGCAGCGTGCGGCGGGCCGTCTGGAGCAGCCAGAGCTGCTGGTGACGGCTGCCCGCGCCGCGCCGGATCGACGGCCTGTCGCGCAGGACGGCATCACAACCCCATCCGGCCGGAACTTTTTCGACGATCCGCGCGTTATACTCCCTGTGGCGGGTCCACCCACCCGCTACGGCCGAGCCCTTTCTCATGACGATGATGTGCATGTGCAAGGGGCGGGGGAACCGACTCCAGGGCGAATGACGCGCAAGCGTCTAGGGCAGCCTCTTCCGTCCGAGCCCAATGCTTACCCCGTAGGCCTGCGAAGAGGGGCGTTCAGCTCCTAGGTTGAACCGGCCCTGTTTTGCAGGCACAAACTTTTACGGGTGTAGGTCTTCCCCCTCATGGTACGTATGGTCTCGGCGTTCTCGCTCGGGCGCGGTGCGACCGGAGCGGCAGCCGAGCGGCGCCGTAATCTCATCGCCATCAGCGTCGTCTCGTTCTTAGCCTCCGTCGGCTTCATGGTCGTGATGCCGTTCCTGCCGGTCCTCCTCCGCGAGGTCACTGGCGGTGATGCTGCCAGCGCCGGCCTCTGGCTGGGCCTGGCGATCAGCGTCGCGCCCCTGATGACGGCGCTGACCGCCCCGATCTGGACGGCGATCGGCGACAGATTCGGTCGCAAGGCGATGCTCGAGCGGTCGGTAGTGTGCATCGGCATCGGCATCGGGCTGATGGCGGTGGCCTCGACGGCGTGGCATGTGGTGGCGTTGCGGGCCGTCGTCGGCGGCCTCGGCGGCGTCTCGGTGGCGGCCCTGGCGGCGATCACGGCAACCACCCCCCGGCGCGAGCTTGGCCCGGCGGTCGGCACGCTCCAGGCGGCGCAGACCGCCGGCGCGATGTTCGGCCCGCTGATGGGCGGCGTGCTCGGCTCGATGCTCGGCATGCGCGAGGCGTTCGTCCTGGCCGCGCTGATCTTCGTCCTGGCGCTCGGCCTGATCCACGTGCTGTTCACGGACATGCCGGCCCTGGTCGAGCCGCCCGTGCGCCCGACCACCCGCGAGCAGTCCCGCTCGGCCGGCGCGCTCGGCGTCGGCATCGCAGTGGCCCTGACGGCCGCCTTCCTGCTCCAGTTCATCGAGGGCAGCTTCCTGATCCTCTTCCCGATCGAGCTGGAGCGGCTGGGCGTGGCGGACGAGCACTTCGCGATGGTGTTCGGCGTCGGCCTCTCGCTGGTATACCTCGCCGCGACGATCTCGGCAGCGGTGGCCGGCCGGCTGACCGGCCGCTGGTCCGCGATGACCCTGATGGCCGGCATGGCGGCACTGGCCGTCCTGATTCTGGCGCCGATGCTCTTCGTGACGACCTACTGGCAGTTCATCGGGCTGCGGGTGCTGCTGGCGGCGCTGGCTGGCGCCGGCCCGACGCTCGCCTACGCGGCGGTAGCGGCAAGCTGCTCGCCGGAGCGGCGCGGCCAGATGGTCAGCCTGACGTCGAGCGCGGCGACGCTCGGCTGGGCGGCCAGCCCGCTGATCGCCGGCGCACTGATCCAGATCAGCCCGGCCCTGCTGGTGCTGATGAACATGGGCATCTTCGGCATCGTGGCGCTGCTGCTGATCGGCGGGCAGCGCGGGCTGTTCGATCCGCTGGGGACGCTGGTGGAGGGGCGCGGGATGCCGAGCTTCCCACGCGCCGGCCTCGCCGCGCTGCGCCCGAGCCTGGCCGGGCCGCGCGGCCTGCTCGACCGTCTCCACGCCCCGGCCACGCTGATGCCCGCGCGCAAGGTGCAGCAGCCGCGTTTCACGACCGCCGAGGTCGAGGCCGCGCTGCTGGGGCGTTCGCACGGGTCCCGGGCCCAGTCGGCGCTCGACATGGCGGCCCAGACCGCCCGCTGGATGCCGACCGAGCCACGGAAGGCGTTCCGCGAGGTGGGGCGGTACGCGGACCGGGTGCCGGCGATCCTCTACCAGATGCGGAACGGCGGCGATCCTGAGATGATCGGGCGGGAGTTGAGCCCGCTGGGCGGCAGCTGGCCGGTCCGGCGGACGGTCGAGATCGCGGCGGACCTGATCGCGCGGGAGCTGAACCGGTAGCGCTCCCCGGGTCGGGGCTTGACGACGAGTGACGAATTACCGCGGCGCTCCAGATCTCCCACCCGACGGACGGGTGGGAGGCTGACCCGTTCTCCGTGTGCTGCCCTCTCCGCGTCGGAGATGATGTCGGCGAAGTCGATATGTGCGCCGCGCAGCGGGTTGGGAGTGAGGTCTTACCGGACGCAACTACCGATGATTCTCAGCCAGCGTGTTCTATTCCAGGGTTGGCGTGCAGCCAGGAGGCGTCTCCGGGTCGGCGTCGGACAGGAGGCGGTCGATGGCGACCGTGGCGGCGGCCAGCCGCTCGTCGGGGCGGCCATGCACCTCGACGAACGGTCGGTGCGAGCGGGTCAGCTCCTCGCGGAAACGGCTCTGGAACCAGGCGCGGCGGTGCGGCTGATCGCGGGTGCCATCATCCTCCCAGGCGATCTCCTCGCCCGTCAGGATGTGGAGGACGTGGCGGTGGCGCTCGGCGATCTGCCGGACGGCCGGCGCATCCTGGCCCATGTACAGCTCGTGCCAGAGCCAGGTGGTGAAGGCGTCGGTGTCGCAGATCAGGACACGGTTGGCATGTCGGGCGAGCATGTCCTCCATCGCCTGCTGGGTCCGCGCGATGTGCACGAAGTCCTGGGTGCTGTAGGCCGTGGCGGCCGACGGCAGCAGGCCATCCCAGTAGGGCCGGCCGTACTCGGGAACCCAGGCCGTCTGGTAGTGGGCGGCCAATGCTCGAGCCAGGGTCGTCTTGCCGGTCGATTCCGCCCCGACCAGCACCACGCGCGGCACGAAATAGGCCCGTACCGGCGGCTCCAGGTAGTCGAGATGGGCCAGCGGCCGAGCCAGAATCTGCGAGGCCGAGATCGGGACGGTCGTACGGTCGGGGTCCAGGCAGACGTGATCGCAGCCGAGGTAGCCCGCGTAGGCCTCGCCGTAGCTCTCGGAGGTGAAGACCACGTCCGGCGCGCCGGGCAGCCACTCCCGCGTCAGCCGCGCCCAGAGCGCCGAGTCGTGCGGGTCGTGGTCGGCGGAGTCCCAGATGCGGACGTCCACCGTCGGGAACAGCTCGCGGAGCCAGTCGGCCCGCAGCTCGACCGGGATCGTGTCGGAGGCGTGGCGGCAGACCACCAGCGTCAGCCGCTCGACCTGCTCCAGGGCGGTGCGAATCAGGTAGCTGTGGCCCGTGTGCGGCGGGCGCAGCTTCCCGACGATCAGGCCGTGCTGCCAGCGCGTCATGCGCCAGCCTCCCGGACGGCCAGGGCCGGGATGACAGTCGTACGCGCGGACTGCTGCCGCCGCATGATGGCGCGCCACTCCACCAGCCCGCGCAGGCACACCAGCAGGAACACGGCGTAGAGGACGGCGGTCAGCGGCAACTCACGGGAGACGTACATCGGCACGTAGATGATGTCCGCGGCGATCCAGGCGTACCAGTTCTCGACGAAGCGACGCATCAGCAGCCACTGCGCCACCACGCTGATGCCGGTGGTGATGGCGTCCAGGGCCGGCGCGGCGCTGTCGAGCAGGATGCCGCCGTGCCACATCAGGGCGGTCAGGGCCGCGCCGCCAGCCAGGACGCCGACCGCTTCGAGCGGGCCGACGTGGCCGATCGGCTTCTCGGTGCGGCCGGCCCCGCCGTAGGTCCAGGCCCACCAGCCCCACAGGCCCGAGAGCACGTAGAAGACGTTCAGGCTCATATCGAAGTAGAGGCGCGCGCCGAAGAACAGGACGACGAAGAGGGCCGAGTTGGCGACGCCAATCGGCCAGTTCCAGACGTTGTTGCGGGCCGCCAGCCAGACCGTCCAGGCGCCCGTGACGAAGGCCAGCAGCTCGGTGGCGTCGAGCGGGACGGGCAGCAGGCCGAGCCAGTGCCCGGCGACGACGCCGACCGAGAGCAGGGCGGCCAGGACGTAGAGCGCGACCGTGAGTTGAGGTGAGGGCGAGCGAGACACAGGCATGAGCAAGGCCCCCGACGCGAGCAGCAGAGGCGCCGCACCCACCACTCGCCGAATTCAACTCTAGTCTAGTCTAACTTGGTTGACAGGTCAACTGCCCGCTTCGCCCTGGCCGCGGCACGGCCGTCGGCATCGGATCGACGGGGGCATCGTCAGGCACACCCTCCGCCAGCTCCCCACGCCAGCCCCTGCCCGTCGCCAGTGTATGCTCGCTCAGTCCACCGGCCGCCGCTCCTTCTGGACGGCGTTCATCACGTCCCGCCGGGTGGCCATGTGCAGGTAGCCGAGGAGCGAGGCCTTCGTCGGATCGTACTACGCGGGCCGGCGGGCGACGGCGAGCAGCAGCCGCCGATGCAGCGCACGGTCGCCTGCTTGCTCGGGACCGTCGCCGAGGCTGCTCCCCGCCGCGGCCACGCCTGTGCCCCCTTGCTCACCGTGCACGGCATTGTGACACGCCGACGATCCGCATGAGGATGTCGCACGCACGAGAGCGCCAACAGTGTCGCGCATTCAGAACATCTGTGCTATGCTGGAGGCATGCCTCGCCCCGAGTACGTCCCGATCCAGTGCAAATCGGCCCTCAACCGCGTCCAGGGGATGCCGTTCAAATGGTCGTTGAACCCGTACGCGGGGTGCGTGCACGCCTGTGTGTACTGCTATGCCCGCTCGCACTATCAACTGGCGGGGCACGGTGATGCCGGGCGGGAGTTCGAGACCCGGATCCTGGTCAAGTCCAACATCGCGGAGGTGCTGCGGCGCGAGCTGCGGCGGCCGTCGTGGTCGTTCGAGCTGGTGTCGCTCGGGACGGTGACGGACTGCTACCAGCCGGCCGAAGGGCGCTTCCGAGTCACGCGGGCCTGCCTGGAGACCCTGGCCGACTGTGCCAACCCGCTCGGCATGGTGACGAAGTCGCCGCTGGTCCTCCGCGACCTGGACATCCTGGCCCCGCTGGCCCGGCAGGCGAAGGTCAGGATCTTCTTCACCATCACGACCGTCGATCTGGACCTCTGGCGCACCATCGAGCCGGGCACGGCAAACCCGTTCAAGCGGCTCGCGGTGATGCAGCGGCTCAACGAGGCAGGCGTGCCGGCGGGGGTGCTGCTCGCGCCGATCCTGCCCGGGCTGACGGACTCGTCGGCCTCGCTGGAGGCGGTCGCGCAGGCGGCCGCCGAGCACCGAGCGGCCTTTCTCGGCACCAGCACCTTGCGGCTTGCGCCCGTCGTCAAGGAACAGTACCTCGGGTTTGTGGACCGCGAGCACCCGGATCTGCTGCCTCGCTACGAGCGCGCCTACCCGGGCCGCGAGGCGCCCCAGGCGTACCAGCAGGCGCTGGATGCGCGCGTCGAACGGATCCGCGAGCGCTACGGCTTCGCGGAGCGCTCGATGCGGAAGGCTGGCCTCAGCTCGGCGGCCGAGCCGCTGCCTGCGGACCCGCTCCCGCGGCGCGTCGGGCCGCAACTGCTGCTCCCGATGATCTCGTAGCCGGCCGGCACGTCGGGGTTCTATCTGCTGCTGGAGGAGTGCGCACGGGCCTGGCGGGCTCGCGCGCGACCGCTGTCCCAGACATCTGGGTTCGCAAGCCGGTGTGGGCGCTCGCCAGCCAGGAAACGGTCGATGTTGTCGAGCGTCAACGGGGTCTTGTACTGCTCGCTCTCGAAAGAACCACCGGCCACATGGGGCGTCGCGACGACGTTGTCGAGTGCGAGCAACGGATTGTCCGGTGGAGTCGGCTCGACCTCGAAGGTGTCCAGTCCGGCCGCCAGGATGCGACGCTCGGCGAGCGCTCGGTAGAGGGCCGACTCGTCGATGACTCGCCCACGGGCGGCATTGATCAGGATGGCCGTTGGCTTCATCAGGCTCAGCTCACGCTCGCCGATCATACGGTCGGTGTCCCTGGTGTGCGGCACGCACAGCACCACGATGTCTGACTCTCGGAGCAGGGTGTCAAGGGACACGGAGCGGATGCCCGCCAGAATCATGCCGTCCGGTCGGGAGGTCCGCTGGTAGGAGATGGAGTGGGCGCCGAAGCCTGCCACGCGTTTCGCGACGTGCAGGCCGATGTGCCCCAGCCCGATGATACCAACCGTCTTGCCGGCCAGTTCATACGGTGGTCGTGGCGGATCGACACGGTCCCAGATGCCCATCCGCATGTTGATGATGTCGCGCGCCGCATTTCGCAGGCAGAGTAACGTGAGCATCAGAATGTGGTCGGCGACCGACGACGCATTCATCCCGACATTCAGCGTCAGCAGGATGCCGTGATCGCTGAGCGCCTCGACATCAAAATGGTCCGCTCCGGAGCCACCTTTGACCAGCAACTGGAGGTTCGGAAGCTGCTCGATCATCTCGCGGCTGAGCACGTACGGGCCAGACCGACCCGACAGGAGGATCTCGCAATCCCGAATCTGGTCGATCAAGACATCAGCCGCGGTCGTCTCGGTCCGCACGAACACGATATCGTGGCCGACGAAGCGTCCGTCTACCGCCTCTCGATAGCGCTCGTCAATCGCGAGACGCATGGCACCCTCCCCTCCTGCACACACGGGGCAGTCCCGCTCGCGCCAGGCAAGCGGGACCACGACGTGAGCGTCGGCGACGCTACAGTCAGTCCTGAAGCTGCATCTCGTTGAACTTCCACAGGTTGTCGGTTCGCGGCGTCCAGACGAGCTTCGCCGACGCACCGTGAATGTAGTCCAGCCCGAAGAGCGGCAGCACCCAGTAGTTGTCGTAGGCGGTCTTCCACAGCTCTTCGTACAACTTCCGCCGCTCGTCGCCACTGGCAGCAGATGCCTGGGCCATCTTCTTGGTGAATGCCTCGTCGCAGAAGTGGGAGAAGCGACCTTCACAGCCGTAGTAGGCGTCCATCACGCGCGATGAATCGAACGTCGGGTTGGACGCTGCCGTCATGAACGTGTCGGATCGCTTCTCGCCCGGCTTGACTGCGAACAGCGTCTCCCGCCACTGGCCGGCTTCCATGATCCGAGGCGTCATCTTGAGGCCGGTGCTCGCACTCACCGCGTTCGCCACCGCCTCGCCCAGTTCCGAGATGCGGGCGAAGTTCGCCTCACGGATCACCAGTTCGAGTGCCGTGCCACTTGCCCCGGCCTCCTGCACCAGTTGCTTCGCCTTTGCAGCATCAACCGGATACGGCTTGAGGGTCGGGCTGGAGCCGAACGACTGGCCGCGCACCATCTGACCATTCGCGCTGGTGGAGAAACCCGGGTAGAACGCCTCCATCAGCATGTTGGTGTCAATGGCGTACGCAATGGCCTGGCGAACACGGATGTCCTTCAGCGCCGGGTGCTCGGTGTTGAGGCGGATACCGACCATCTCGGTGGTCTTCTCGACCACCGACTTCGGCATCTGCTTCGCCATCTCTGTCGGGATCGAGAATGCCAGTTGCGCCTCGCCAGCCTGGACCATTGAAGCGCGGACGCTAGCTTCCTTGCGGGGAATGATCTTGACCTCGGCGATAGTCGGCTTTGGCGTGCCCCAGTACTCGGGGTTGGCCTTGAGCGTGATGTAGCTGCCACGCTGCCAGTCACTCAGGGAGTACGGGCCGGTGCCGACGGCCGTCACCGACATCTTGTCTTCCGACGTCTCCTTGAGCCACTTCGCCGGCGCGATCTTGAACTTGATGAGCTTATTCGGCAGGATCGGGTCCGGAGCAGTGGTCGTGAGATCGACGGTGTAGTCATCCACCTTCGTGGCCGGAAAGCCGAGCGTCGAATAGTCGCCGTTGCAGCGGTTCGT from Chloroflexota bacterium encodes:
- a CDS encoding MFS transporter: MVRMVSAFSLGRGATGAAAERRRNLIAISVVSFLASVGFMVVMPFLPVLLREVTGGDAASAGLWLGLAISVAPLMTALTAPIWTAIGDRFGRKAMLERSVVCIGIGIGLMAVASTAWHVVALRAVVGGLGGVSVAALAAITATTPRRELGPAVGTLQAAQTAGAMFGPLMGGVLGSMLGMREAFVLAALIFVLALGLIHVLFTDMPALVEPPVRPTTREQSRSAGALGVGIAVALTAAFLLQFIEGSFLILFPIELERLGVADEHFAMVFGVGLSLVYLAATISAAVAGRLTGRWSAMTLMAGMAALAVLILAPMLFVTTYWQFIGLRVLLAALAGAGPTLAYAAVAASCSPERRGQMVSLTSSAATLGWAASPLIAGALIQISPALLVLMNMGIFGIVALLLIGGQRGLFDPLGTLVEGRGMPSFPRAGLAALRPSLAGPRGLLDRLHAPATLMPARKVQQPRFTTAEVEAALLGRSHGSRAQSALDMAAQTARWMPTEPRKAFREVGRYADRVPAILYQMRNGGDPEMIGRELSPLGGSWPVRRTVEIAADLIARELNR
- a CDS encoding nicotinamide mononucleotide transporter, which gives rise to MPVSRSPSPQLTVALYVLAALLSVGVVAGHWLGLLPVPLDATELLAFVTGAWTVWLAARNNVWNWPIGVANSALFVVLFFGARLYFDMSLNVFYVLSGLWGWWAWTYGGAGRTEKPIGHVGPLEAVGVLAGGAALTALMWHGGILLDSAAPALDAITTGISVVAQWLLMRRFVENWYAWIAADIIYVPMYVSRELPLTAVLYAVFLLVCLRGLVEWRAIMRRQQSARTTVIPALAVREAGA
- a CDS encoding response regulator → MARVLIIEDEPEILDLLGDLLTLEGYDVHQLRRIPLGLDQVRVLAPNAIVLDLRLPGLGGMELVRLLAADRQLRRTPVVICSGADDLTSIYRQELTSLGCEIVPKPFELEDLIGSVRRAVWSSQSCW
- a CDS encoding radical SAM protein — translated: MPRPEYVPIQCKSALNRVQGMPFKWSLNPYAGCVHACVYCYARSHYQLAGHGDAGREFETRILVKSNIAEVLRRELRRPSWSFELVSLGTVTDCYQPAEGRFRVTRACLETLADCANPLGMVTKSPLVLRDLDILAPLARQAKVRIFFTITTVDLDLWRTIEPGTANPFKRLAVMQRLNEAGVPAGVLLAPILPGLTDSSASLEAVAQAAAEHRAAFLGTSTLRLAPVVKEQYLGFVDREHPDLLPRYERAYPGREAPQAYQQALDARVERIRERYGFAERSMRKAGLSSAAEPLPADPLPRRVGPQLLLPMIS
- a CDS encoding AAA family ATPase; amino-acid sequence: MTRWQHGLIVGKLRPPHTGHSYLIRTALEQVERLTLVVCRHASDTIPVELRADWLRELFPTVDVRIWDSADHDPHDSALWARLTREWLPGAPDVVFTSESYGEAYAGYLGCDHVCLDPDRTTVPISASQILARPLAHLDYLEPPVRAYFVPRVVLVGAESTGKTTLARALAAHYQTAWVPEYGRPYWDGLLPSAATAYSTQDFVHIARTQQAMEDMLARHANRVLICDTDAFTTWLWHELYMGQDAPAVRQIAERHRHVLHILTGEEIAWEDDGTRDQPHRRAWFQSRFREELTRSHRPFVEVHGRPDERLAAATVAIDRLLSDADPETPPGCTPTLE
- a CDS encoding ABC transporter permease: MVTTASAAAVAGPVGRMQRTRLQRTIRIMTRNRLVLAGAIMVVGLIVTAALAGLIAPYSPIANNVRAATQPPSGLYLFGTDRFGRDVFSRVIWGSQTTLLVAVCSVTISALLGVTLGLVSGFYGGWTDTIIGRIFDVLFSFPALLLAIGIAAMLGPGLTNAVIAISVVYAPLFGRVIRGPTLVERGKEYVEAARVLGAPSWHVLLFHVFPNVLSPLTVQATITFSHAILLEAYLSFLGLGPQPPTPSWGSMLQEGRTFLETAPWMSIFPGLAIVTAVLAFNLLGDGIRDVLDPRTRAE
- a CDS encoding esterase-like activity of phytase family protein; this translates as MGARGAARRAPLVWRLAVALLLVLGTVSSPLGRAETTFAAGPMPDLRSIVLQGSELPGYASDAGRTALQERPDGTATYDAVFLRQSAATGSGPAEIRMAAARTASGKASAQALVATRDALQAAGWTLRDVPLLGDEAIGFEASGTAAGGPSNAGYGYVFRFGRHLIGAVLSGPSAATSFDQALGYAVQMSARLDAMLALAPVPDPDPAPAGTVVAAAPPPAASQQPSVAASAASAASAPASGGTTANARSGGAAEGSTAAAVPPSTRPAVTAAMVSTDVRLENAPELQNGFKIGGFSGLVAPDPSGTVFFTTTDRGPNGEIKVDGKKEIAFPLPHYTPRILKLKLESGKLQVADQITLKTPNGYTDPVTKTQDITGLPAFDGAGEEAYSPDGKEAYGTDPYGVDTEGIAYDSRDGSFWLGDEYGPSIVHVAADGTLLMRITPKGLGLSMPGVAVRELLPETFRKRKPNRGFEGISISPDGTRLFVMLQSPLLYPDAKAGEASRHIRVAVFDTSDGDNPKLAGIYIYQSQSASEVGAKDQDEIKIGDIAAVSRTRFLVGERDSAEGGSHKKVYLVDIEGATDITDKDKIDGKTVEQASESDLKKAGVAYLKKSMVVDLARLGFSPDKFEGLAFIDPTTLAVVNDNDFGVSAIDSRGKVVREGQAPRLVIVRVPEPIQ
- a CDS encoding 2-hydroxyacid dehydrogenase is translated as MRLAIDERYREAVDGRFVGHDIVFVRTETTAADVLIDQIRDCEILLSGRSGPYVLSREMIEQLPNLQLLVKGGSGADHFDVEALSDHGILLTLNVGMNASSVADHILMLTLLCLRNAARDIINMRMGIWDRVDPPRPPYELAGKTVGIIGLGHIGLHVAKRVAGFGAHSISYQRTSRPDGMILAGIRSVSLDTLLRESDIVVLCVPHTRDTDRMIGERELSLMKPTAILINAARGRVIDESALYRALAERRILAAGLDTFEVEPTPPDNPLLALDNVVATPHVAGGSFESEQYKTPLTLDNIDRFLAGERPHRLANPDVWDSGRARARQARAHSSSSR
- a CDS encoding ABC transporter permease, translated to MPAVRTYLLKRSLSLVPTLVGVTILVFLMVRMIPGSIVEQMLGAEARATEETKAQMRAFFGLDQPLHIQYAHWAGGIVQGDLGKSWRLGLPVSQLLGNGLSVTLQLTLGALLIALIVGIPLGVLSAVKENTPLDHVARIASLFSLSIPIFWQAAMLILAFSMWFNWVPPVEYASPLKDPVANLKQMILPCIVLGTVVAAQVMRMTRSSLLEIMRQDYVRTARAKGLAERIVVSRHAFKNSLIPIITVIGVQVGYLLGGAVVTEEVFTLPGVGRLMLNAVYQRDYPLIQGAILFIAALFMLSNLLVDLCYAYLDPRIRYD